The DNA sequence TCCGGCACAGGCATCGGCTGCTTTTTGGATGATCTGATGAATGTCAATGTGCTGGGTCTCAAAAACAATCTCTACCAGAGTCTCTACCATTTTACGGTAGGTGTCGGATATGTTGACTCCAGAATAGAGACAAAACCGGCGTATTAAAATCCGACTGTATTTTGTTTTAATATGTTTTAAGTGGATCTTCCCTATAATTGCTTTTTTTAATGGTAAACGGTAAAACGATGAGGAGAGCGGGAAAATAAAATTTTTATTTGTGATAGGTTTTTGTACAGCACTTTTTTCCCAGGAGCTCCATTCTCTGCTTGATGCCTACAAAAAAGAGTCTGATCTCTCAAAAGTAACAAAAAGAGACACCTCGGGATTTCTTGAGATATATACAAGAGAAGACCTTGAAAGAATGCAGGCACATAACCTTCTGGATGTTTTAAAAACAGTACCGGGTCTCTATCTCAAGAGAGGGGCAAACAACCTGACACTTTTCACAACAGCCTCTGCCCAGAGTACACCTGTCACTTTTTCAAGAATTTACATCAATGACCATGATATGACATCCAGCTCTTTTGGAAGCGGGTTTTTAATCTGGGGTGAGATGTCTATAGAGTATATTGACCACATAGAAATTTACAAAGCAACCTCTTCCATGGAGTTCGGAAATGAAAATGCTTCAATCATTGTCAAACTCTACACAAAAGATGCGGCGCGTGACAACGGTTCAAAAGTAAGGATAATAGGCGATTCGCGAGGAGGCTATGATGCCAACATCTATACAACCGATATCACAAAAAACAGTATAAGCTATTTTGCTTATGCCAACAGTGACAATATACTCAGAAAAACGTATCATAACACCTATAACAACAAAACATATGATTTTAAAAGTGATAAAAAAGGGTACAATCTTTACGGCTCTCTCGGCTATAAAGATTATAAACTGGAATTTGGAAAATATTATAAAAAAAATGACAGTTTTATAGGGATAGGAACACACAAAACACCCGAGGGATGAGGACTTGATGCCCAACAGTTATACATACATCTTACAAAAAAATTCCCCAAGAGACTCAAACTGCAAATCTCCTACGACAACCTTGAATACAACAGACAATACAATGATGAAAACGGCATACGCATTGCCAATGCCCCTCTCATCAATAGCTACAATATAAAATTTAATGATGACATCTTTTCTGTCATTTTGGAAAAAAAGTTTCAAAACGATGCCAATACTCTTTTTATAGGATCTTTTTACAAATATAAAGCTTTTACGGCCGAAGGCGACTATTATGACACCGCTTTGACATACAGACACCAAAACCAACTTTCAAACAGCCTGAATCTGGTTTCTCTCTATGCAGAAGACACCTATGCAGTCAACGATACCACGCATATTTTGGCTTCTGTGAAAGGAGATTTTTTTCGTTATCAAAAAGATGTAAAATCGCAGAATGAATACCTTGCAAAAATCGGTTTTGTCAAAGCCGCAGGAAGGGCCCGATTTAAATTTTCATACAGTAAAACATACATTCCCCTTGCTTTTTATCAACTCTACAATCCCCAAAATATTCCATACAGGGCAAATCCTCAACTTAATGCGCCAAAAATGGATCTCTTTACAACAGGAGTCTATTATCAGGATCACTCCAAAAAGCATAAATTCTCCCTAGAATTTGTTCATGCCACGCTCAAAGATACACTTGTTTATGATCCGAGCACGGTATATGGCTGGGTAAACAGCAAGGAGGACATATACAAAGAGCTCCTGGAAATGGGTTACAGATATAAGTTTGATCTTGACAATAAAATTGTATGCAATATTGACTTTGGGCGAAACAGTAAAGATACAAACTTTTCACCTGCTTTTGAAACAACAATCCGTGCTTACAACAGGTACAAAAAATTTGATTTTTACAATGAACTGATTTATCGGAGTTCTTATACACTTTACAATATATATACAAAAGCCAGTCTTGACTTTACCTCTGCTGTAAAATACAACTACTCAAACGATTTTTCTGTAGGCCTCCGGGGTGAAAACATATTAAACCGCGGCTTTGCTTTGCCATACAGAGGGGTATCCTACGCGATTCCTGTGACTGACCAGAAATTTTTTCTGAATATGGAGTATACTTTCTAATATGAAAAAATACCTTTTGCTTTTCCTGTTTTTAACAGAACTTTTATCAGCTTCGCAAATTGAATATGAATTGAAGATATATCAGACAATTTTTCAGGCGCTTTTTCCGGGCAAAAATGTTGTACATGTATGGAGTGACTCACAGACAACAAACAGAATTTTTACAAAAACAAGAGATATACAACTGGTCACAGCACCTGCGTAGGCAGATATATTACTGTTAGGTACAGGTGAAAATGCCAGCAACCTGAATGGTTTGAAATTTGCCACAAACTATAAAACATTCAAAAAATACAAAAAGAGTCTTATCGGTGGTTTTTATTGGCAAAAAGGGCGTCCGAACATTATTTTTATAAAACGGAATTTGGAAAAATATCATATAACGCTTCCAAAATCAATGTCTGAATATATTGAGGACTATTGATGAAAAATTTAGCAAAAATATATTTTTTTATTTTTATTTTAATCGCTGTTGGTATCGGATATCTCTATTTTTCGCTGCAGCATACGACACAAAAATTATCTGCAAATGTCAACAGACTCTTTATACAGCAGGCAAACGAATTTGCAAAAAACATATCCCGTGAGATAACACAGCAGCTGCCGCAAGATGAAAATTTTTTTGATGCACTTTTTGAGGGAGAGTATCTCAGAGAAGAGTTGGAACGGGAAATAAGCCTGATTGCAACAGATACTTACAAATATGTTTTTGTGCTCTACAGAGATGAATCGGGAACCTACAGATATCTCCTCGACGGCAGCAAAAAGGACAAAGGCGAATTTGGAGAGAAACTGCATGTAAACAAAGAGATATGGGATCAGGTCTGGAAAAATGCCCGCAGTCATGTTTTTTATCACAAACAAGTGGAAACTCTTTGGGTTACCTATCTTTATCCTGTTGTAATAGACGGAAAAACGCAAGCGATCATTGCCATAGATTTTTCAAACAATATAGAAAAACAGATACATGAAGCACTGTTACCGCTGAAGACAATCCTTTTTTCAATTTTTGCCGCTATTTTTCTCATGTTTATTGTCATACTGCTGCAACTCTATTTTACTTATAAAACAAAAAAAGAAAATCTTACAGATCCGCTTACCGGAGCATACAACAGAAACTATTTACGGGAATTTTTAAACAATGTACAGATAGAAAACTATAAAATACTGATGGTGGATATAGATCACTTTAAGCAGGTCAATGATACATACGGGCACCAGACAGGGGATAAAATACTTCAGGAAGTCTCCAAAATTATAAAAAATACAATCCGCGATGAAGACAGGCTCATCCGTTTCGGCGGTGAAGAATTTATCATATTTATCAAGAAAAGCAGAGGTCTGGCTTCTGAATGCAAGGTTGCAAAGAGAATCAGAGAAAATATTGCTGCTACAAATTTTCATTATAACAACCAGGATCTTCGCATCACTGTTTCCATAGGCGTTACATGTAGACCGCAAACATTTAAAACGGTAAGTGATGCCATCAAACATGCAGACGAAATGCTCTATGTCGCCAAAAGAGACGGGCGCAACCAAGTTGTATTAGATGCTGTAAATAGGCAAAAAGAAGCAGGAAAACAGAAACTCCTTCCGGTGTATGAGGTACAAGAAGCAATAGAAGAGGGAAGAGTTGTTTGCTATTATCAACCTATTTTCCATATAAAAAGCAGAAAAATTCATAAATACGAAGCACTTGTGAGAATTCAAAACAGAGACGGCAGTATTACTCCCCCGATGGAATTTTTGCCGGTTGTCATGCATACAAACATATACAATTTACTGACAAAAACTATCTTAGGCATTGTTTTTGAAAAAATCAAAGAGAACAGAGTTTCTATAAGTATCAATCTAAACTTTTCGGATATTATTGACAAAAATATATTTTCACTGATTCTCAATGAATTGGAACAAAACAAAGAATATGCCCACTGGCTTATTATAGAGTTACTGGAGTATGAACCACTCGATAATTCAAGTGAAATATTTATAAAAAACCTGCAAAGCATTAAAGCCTGCGGTGTAAAAATAGCTATAGATGATTTTGGAAGCGGATTTGCCAACTATACACTGTTTCAGTCACTGCCGATAGACATTGTCAAAATAGATGCCTCTATTATCAAAAATATAGATACACCAAACATCTCTAAATCAATTACAGAGTCTATTCTCACTCTGACAAACGCACTCAACATTGAAACTGTGGCTGAATTTGTCCATTCGCTAAGTGTTTTAAAAACCCTTGAAGATATGAATATTGATTATGCGCAGGGATATTATCTGGGCAAGCCCGAAGCGACAATCAGTATTTTATAAATTTTCAGTTCAAATTAAAATTTTTTCTCCCCCGATATAAAAAAGATGTGATGATTGTGATATAATTATTACATGAATAAAATATTAGATTTTTTTATCCTGGAAAAAGAGAGTGATTTTTGTAACAGACGTTCTGTTGTTATAAAATTTGCCTTGATTGCCACTATTGTTCTCTTTTCACTTTTTGCCTGTATCAACCTTCTCATTGGGCAGTACTGGGCAGCGATTATAGACTCCGTCTCTGCCGTAGTCAGCATACTCTCTTATATTTATATGCAAAAAACGGGCAATATTCTTCTGTCTGTCCGTATAGTGACTTTCAATGTTGTTGTCTTTTTTCTTGTTTTTGCATATATTTCACAGGCCTCTCATTTCTCTTTAATCTGGACTATTTTTGTTCCTGTTTTTGCCATTATCAGTAACGGCAAAAAAGCTGGGTTGTATTTTTCACTCCTGTTTTACACCTTTCTTTTTGCTCTTGCCTACCATTACATCAATGTATGGAATGGAGGAGAGTGGCACTTTACAGACTGGGTACGACTGGTCCTTGCTTCCACAATTCTCACACTTTGTATGTATATTTATGAAGCCCTTTTGGATGCGGCACAACAGGACTTACAGCTTGCAAGAGCCAAAGAGCGCCAAAGAAGCGAAGATCTGCATCAGCAGTCTGTTACCGATCAGCTCACCGGTTTGTACAACAGAAGATATTATGACAATATGATCAACAAACTCTCTTTTTTGGCAAAACGCCAGGATCTTTATATCACTTTTTTTATTTTGGATATTGATTATTTTAAATACTATAATGATTATTACGGGCATATAAAAGGTGATGAAACACTCATACAGGTAGCAAATGTACTCCGAGAACACATACAAAGAGGCGATGATTTTGTTTTCAGGCTCGGAGGGGAAGAGTTTGCGGGTATCATTCTTTCAAACGAAAAAGAAAAAACACATCAGTGGGTATCTCAACTCACTGCAATTATAGAAAATCTGAAAATAGAGCACAAAGCCTCTGAAATATCAGATTTTTTGACTGTAAGTATAGGAATCGCCACCCTTGAGCATCTTGATGGTGAAAAAAATATTGATTTACTCTATAAATATGCCGACAAGGCTCTGTATGCCGCCAAATACAGCGGCCGCAACAGAAGCCTGGTCAGTCAGGATTCGTAAAGTCTATTTGATTTTTTCCAGTATGGCATCTACTGTAA is a window from the Sulfurimonas hydrogeniphila genome containing:
- a CDS encoding TonB-dependent receptor, which produces MIGFCTALFSQELHSLLDAYKKESDLSKVTKRDTSGFLEIYTREDLERMQAHNLLDVLKTVPGLYLKRGANNLTLFTTASAQSTPVTFSRIYINDHDMTSSSFGSGFLIWGEMSIEYIDHIEIYKATSSMEFGNENASIIVKLYTKDAARDNGSKVRIIGDSRGGYDANIYTTDITKNSISYFAYANSDNILRKTYHNTYNNKTYDFKSDKKGYNLYGSLGYKDYKLEFGKYYKKNDSFIGIGTHKTPEG
- a CDS encoding putative bifunctional diguanylate cyclase/phosphodiesterase translates to MKNLAKIYFFIFILIAVGIGYLYFSLQHTTQKLSANVNRLFIQQANEFAKNISREITQQLPQDENFFDALFEGEYLREELEREISLIATDTYKYVFVLYRDESGTYRYLLDGSKKDKGEFGEKLHVNKEIWDQVWKNARSHVFYHKQVETLWVTYLYPVVIDGKTQAIIAIDFSNNIEKQIHEALLPLKTILFSIFAAIFLMFIVILLQLYFTYKTKKENLTDPLTGAYNRNYLREFLNNVQIENYKILMVDIDHFKQVNDTYGHQTGDKILQEVSKIIKNTIRDEDRLIRFGGEEFIIFIKKSRGLASECKVAKRIRENIAATNFHYNNQDLRITVSIGVTCRPQTFKTVSDAIKHADEMLYVAKRDGRNQVVLDAVNRQKEAGKQKLLPVYEVQEAIEEGRVVCYYQPIFHIKSRKIHKYEALVRIQNRDGSITPPMEFLPVVMHTNIYNLLTKTILGIVFEKIKENRVSISINLNFSDIIDKNIFSLILNELEQNKEYAHWLIIELLEYEPLDNSSEIFIKNLQSIKACGVKIAIDDFGSGFANYTLFQSLPIDIVKIDASIIKNIDTPNISKSITESILTLTNALNIETVAEFVHSLSVLKTLEDMNIDYAQGYYLGKPEATISIL
- a CDS encoding GGDEF domain-containing protein; its protein translation is MNKILDFFILEKESDFCNRRSVVIKFALIATIVLFSLFACINLLIGQYWAAIIDSVSAVVSILSYIYMQKTGNILLSVRIVTFNVVVFFLVFAYISQASHFSLIWTIFVPVFAIISNGKKAGLYFSLLFYTFLFALAYHYINVWNGGEWHFTDWVRLVLASTILTLCMYIYEALLDAAQQDLQLARAKERQRSEDLHQQSVTDQLTGLYNRRYYDNMINKLSFLAKRQDLYITFFILDIDYFKYYNDYYGHIKGDETLIQVANVLREHIQRGDDFVFRLGGEEFAGIILSNEKEKTHQWVSQLTAIIENLKIEHKASEISDFLTVSIGIATLEHLDGEKNIDLLYKYADKALYAAKYSGRNRSLVSQDS